In the Arachis ipaensis cultivar K30076 chromosome B10, Araip1.1, whole genome shotgun sequence genome, one interval contains:
- the LOC110268284 gene encoding uncharacterized protein LOC110268284, giving the protein MSNGSDSSSILRNNHEHRTFVTIDSDEDDNDSYKKDKETVVDKVRIGLHVVIRRAIDLDDSSRNFNNKHYNVVFWVVPGQEFRTKIIEGVIPVWNEAGMVEIESIDDHVFLNIEVQRFNSKSDPGTSCGRVVVGRAKIPIPKDLYRQRSGFISLVKNEEGEIKPAGRIMVGTRLERI; this is encoded by the coding sequence ATGTCAAACGGATCTGACTCTTCAAGTATCCTAAGAAACAACCATGAACACAGAACCTTCGTGACGATCGACAGCGACGAGGACGACAACGATTCATACAAGAAGGACAAAGAAACAGTAGTTGACAAAGTAAGAATCGGATTACACGTCGTAATACGGAGAGCCATTGATCTCGACGATTCATCAAGAAACTTCAATAATAAGCACTACAACGTGGTGTTTTGGGTTGTTCCAGGGCAAGAGTTTCGAACAAAAATAATCGAAGGTGTGATTCCAGTGTGGAACGAAGCTGGCATGGTTGAAATCGAGAGTATCGATGACCACGTGTTCTTGAACATTGAGGTTCAGAGATTCAACTCAAAATCTGATCCTGGAACGTCGTGTGGCAGGGTTGTTGTTGGTAGAGCAAAGATTCCGATCCCGAAAGATCTTTACCGGCAAAGAAGTGGATTTATTTCTTTGGTGAAGAATGAAGAAGGTGAGATCAAACCTGCAGGGAGGATCATGGTTGGAACGAGGCTTGAGAGGATTTAG